GCGCTGGTGCGCACGATCCGCCTCATCGCTGGTCCTCCGCCGGCGCCCTGTCGTCCGCCGCCTCGTCGTCGCCCTCTTGGGGCGGGGTGGTCGGGGCGCCGCCCCCCGGGGGTGGGGTGGCCGCCGCGTCGACCTTCGGCGCGACCACCTCGTCCGGCGGTGCGGTGTCGGTGGTCTCCGGTGGCGGTGCGGCCGGGGGTCCACCGACCACCGAGGGGTCCTGCGGGGGCGGGGGGATCGTGATCTCCGGCTCGAGCGCGGCCTGCTCGGCGGCGGCGTCGGACAGCCCGCTGAGCTCGGTCGGTCCCTCGGACTCGATCAGCTTGACGAAGACGTCGTCGAACGGCGGCAGGTAACGGTCGATCGACTCGACCTGCACACCGCGCTCGTCGAACCAGCGCTGCAGCGGGGGGATCACCCGGTCGGCGTCGTCGACGGTGATGCGCATCCCGCGGCCGTCGACGCGCATGCGCTGGGCGTGGACCACGTAGCGGAGCCGTGTCGCGTCAGTGATCAGGTCCTGCTCGATGCGGTCGGCCACGATCAGATCGATGACCTCACCGCCGAAGGCCTGCCGCCGCAGGCCCTCGGGCGTGTCGACGGTCAGCAGCCGACCCTCGCGCAGCACGCCGATCCGGTCGCAGTACGCGGCCTCACCGACGTACTGGGTGGTGACGAACAGGGTCCTGCCGCCGTCGCGGAGCGACTCGAAGTGGTCCCAGAACTTGCGGCGCAGCACCGGATCGATGCCCCCGGTCGGCTCGTCGAGGAACAGCAGCTGCGGCTCGTTGACCAGTGCGGCCGCCAGTGCGAGGCGTCGCTGCATGCCGCCGGAGGCATGTCGCAGGCGCTTGCGGCGATGCTCGACGAGCTCGACGAACTCGAGCACCCGCTTGAGCTGCGACCGACGTCCCCACGGCATGCCGTAGATCGAGGCGACGAAACGGAGGTTCTCCATGATCGACAGGTGGGGGAACAGCACCGACAGCTGTGGCATGTAGCCGATCCGTTCGCGCTCGCGCTCACTGAACGCTGTCGGCTCGGTGCCCATGACGTACGCGGTGCCGTCGGTCGGCGACTGCACGCCGGTCAGCAGGCGGACGGTCGTCGTCTTGCCCGACCCGCTCGGTCCGATGAAACCGAAGATCGTGCCCTCACGGACCTGCATCGTCAGGTCGTCGACCGCGGTCTG
The nucleotide sequence above comes from Euzebyales bacterium. Encoded proteins:
- a CDS encoding ABC transporter ATP-binding protein is translated as MTDTTAHDPPRSDHIVDTRHLTKRFGGQTAVDDLTMQVREGTIFGFIGPSGSGKTTTVRLLTGVQSPTDGTAYVMGTEPTAFSERERERIGYMPQLSVLFPHLSIMENLRFVASIYGMPWGRRSQLKRVLEFVELVEHRRKRLRHASGGMQRRLALAAALVNEPQLLFLDEPTGGIDPVLRRKFWDHFESLRDGGRTLFVTTQYVGEAAYCDRIGVLREGRLLTVDTPEGLRRQAFGGEVIDLIVADRIEQDLITDATRLRYVVHAQRMRVDGRGMRITVDDADRVIPPLQRWFDERGVQVESIDRYLPPFDDVFVKLIESEGPTELSGLSDAAAEQAALEPEITIPPPPQDPSVVGGPPAAPPPETTDTAPPDEVVAPKVDAAATPPPGGGAPTTPPQEGDDEAADDRAPAEDQR